Proteins from a single region of Salvelinus fontinalis isolate EN_2023a unplaced genomic scaffold, ASM2944872v1 scaffold_0397, whole genome shotgun sequence:
- the LOC129845894 gene encoding solute carrier family 12 member 1-like has product MENDAYDRIGDEPPNYEETSFSGGTTSNGNGTGNGEHRAVRPSVVSAFGHDTLDRVPNIDFYRNAGSVSGNRAVRPSLQELHDVFQKNGRISVPNTVEDREGSDGTPSDDVESVIPLDNKDGTVRFGWIKGVLVSGDGLYWTGLGGSWGVEMCYIGQ; this is encoded by the exons ATGGAGAATGATGCCTATGACAGGATCGGGGACGAACCCCCTAACTATGAGGAGACGTCTTTCTCCGGTGGTACCACCTCTAACGGTAATGGGACCGGTAACGGAGAGCACCgggccgtccgtccgtccgtggtCAGTGCGTTTGGTCATGACACGCTGGACCGCGTGCCCAACATCGACTTCTACCGGAACGCTGGGAGTGTGAGCGGTAACCGTGCAGTCCGACCGTCCCTGCAGGAGCTCCACGATGTCTTCCagaag AATGGAAGGATCTCGGTGCCGAACACggtggaggacagagaggggagcgACGGGACGCCGTCGGACGACGTGGAGTCTGTCATTCCCCTGGACAACAAAGATGGAACCGTGAGGTTCGGCTGGATAAAGGGAGTCCTGGTTAGTGGAGATGGGTTATATTGgacagggttaggagggtcctgGGGAGTGGAGATGTGTTATATTGgacagg